One window of Methanomicrobia archaeon genomic DNA carries:
- a CDS encoding ATP-grasp domain-containing protein: MKILVAEYAVGGGEESESLLREGKAMLSTLKAGFERTGHEVVYPEAEADFGAAVERLSKESDAGIVIAPDEELYSLTRLLESNTANLGCPSEFVKICTDKLRTSKLLHAEGIPVPRVVAVEEVETANETRYVSKPRYGCASEGVFILNGANCHEVLSSYGSSDYIITDFIRGEDLSSSVIAGKASVLPLTINKQFIRADGKRLRYEGGYVPYSLGQEADRELMSISEQVVTALHGAGYVGIDFVRAEGERTAYVVDVNPRPTTSIVGIAKVLKNYEVADLMLRAKFGTLPAADDVKTEGRFVINHFK, encoded by the coding sequence ATGAAGATTCTGGTTGCCGAGTATGCAGTAGGCGGAGGCGAGGAGAGTGAATCGCTGTTACGAGAAGGTAAAGCGATGCTGTCAACGCTCAAAGCAGGCTTTGAGCGGACGGGGCATGAGGTGGTCTATCCAGAAGCGGAAGCCGATTTCGGGGCTGCAGTGGAACGGCTCTCGAAGGAAAGCGATGCGGGCATCGTTATTGCTCCGGACGAGGAGTTGTACTCGCTTACACGGCTTTTAGAATCAAATACAGCTAATTTGGGCTGTCCTTCTGAGTTTGTCAAGATATGCACGGACAAGCTGCGTACATCAAAATTGTTACACGCAGAAGGGATACCGGTGCCGAGAGTTGTAGCCGTGGAAGAAGTAGAAACGGCAAACGAGACCAGGTACGTAAGTAAGCCGCGGTACGGCTGTGCATCGGAGGGCGTCTTCATACTGAATGGGGCTAACTGTCACGAAGTTCTGTCATCCTACGGGAGTTCTGACTATATCATCACGGACTTCATACGCGGCGAGGACCTAAGCAGCAGTGTAATCGCGGGAAAAGCCTCCGTATTGCCGCTTACGATAAACAAGCAATTTATAAGAGCGGATGGCAAACGGCTGCGATACGAAGGCGGCTACGTGCCTTATTCTCTAGGACAAGAAGCGGATCGCGAGCTAATGAGCATAAGTGAGCAGGTGGTAACCGCGCTCCACGGCGCAGGCTACGTGGGGATAGATTTCGTACGGGCAGAAGGCGAAAGAACGGCATACGTCGTTGACGTCAACCCACGACCCACCACGTCTATCGTGGGAATCGCGAAGGTCTTGAAGAATTATGAAGTGGCCGATTTGATGCTCCGCGCGAAGTTCGGAACGTTGCCTGCGGCGGACGACGTAAAAACCGAAGGGCGTTTTGTGATTAACCATTTTAAATAA
- a CDS encoding Mov34/MPN/PAD-1 family protein — MRKVERIVGIAKDTLEFILEVSKSSHPREFIGMLCADDDLITDIFFLPGTISSDEKAIMRLNMMPLGLRYAGSVHSHPHPGSTRPSRQDLLMFSKTGNCHIIVCYPYELADWRCYNAKGEERKLELVVRELEHEGIGEEQLW, encoded by the coding sequence ATGCGTAAGGTCGAACGAATTGTAGGAATAGCAAAGGACACGCTGGAATTCATTCTGGAAGTGAGTAAATCGAGCCATCCGCGGGAGTTCATCGGGATGCTGTGCGCTGATGACGATCTTATCACCGACATTTTCTTTCTTCCCGGTACGATCTCCTCAGATGAAAAAGCGATTATGCGACTGAATATGATGCCACTGGGGCTTCGCTACGCGGGCTCGGTACACAGCCACCCGCATCCGGGGTCGACGAGACCGTCACGGCAAGACTTGCTGATGTTCTCCAAGACCGGCAATTGCCATATCATTGTATGCTATCCCTACGAACTGGCGGACTGGCGATGTTATAATGCGAAGGGCGAGGAGCGGAAGTTGGAGCTAGTAGTGCGGGAGTTGGAGCACGAGGGAATAGGAGAAGAGCAGCTATGGTGA
- a CDS encoding FAD synthase: MVRVLATGTFELLHPGHVLYLEEAKKLGDELFVIVARDATVKQRKRTPIIPEEQRLRMVSALKVVDRAMLGSERDMYEPLYNIKPDIIALGYDQAFNEKVLEEELRERGFHSQIIRIRKHNSNAFCKAEAIINRILESAEEGRWKKSGD; the protein is encoded by the coding sequence ATGGTGAGGGTATTGGCGACGGGAACGTTTGAGCTACTTCATCCTGGGCATGTGCTCTATTTGGAGGAGGCAAAGAAGCTGGGTGACGAGCTTTTTGTCATTGTTGCGCGGGATGCCACTGTGAAGCAGCGAAAAAGAACGCCGATTATACCCGAGGAGCAGCGGTTGCGGATGGTTTCCGCGTTGAAGGTCGTGGACCGGGCGATGCTGGGTAGCGAACGGGATATGTATGAACCTTTATATAATATCAAACCGGATATTATAGCATTAGGTTATGACCAGGCCTTCAATGAAAAGGTACTGGAAGAGGAGCTAAGAGAACGAGGCTTTCATTCACAGATTATTCGTATAAGGAAGCATAATTCAAATGCCTTCTGTAAGGCCGAGGCGATAATAAACAGGATATTGGAATCAGCGGAGGAAGGAAGATGGAAGAAGAGCGGGGATTAA
- the nikR gene encoding nickel-responsive transcriptional regulator NikR, translated as MEEERGLTRIGVSLPSNLLKKFDTIIRGRGYSSRSEGIRDAIRAYIVEYEWMERESGEEIGTVTYIYDHDQRGLGDELTEVQHRYLDMIKSSTHIHLDHENCFEVVVIQGDARKIKALAENIMSLKGVKHVKLTTTHGGI; from the coding sequence ATGGAAGAAGAGCGGGGATTAACTCGAATAGGGGTGTCGTTACCCTCAAATCTGTTGAAGAAATTTGACACGATAATACGGGGTCGGGGGTATTCGTCGCGGTCCGAAGGGATTCGTGATGCGATCAGAGCCTATATCGTGGAGTACGAGTGGATGGAGCGCGAATCAGGCGAGGAGATCGGGACCGTAACCTACATCTACGACCACGACCAGAGGGGTTTAGGCGATGAGTTAACCGAAGTTCAACATCGTTATTTGGATATGATAAAATCGTCGACACACATTCACCTAGATCACGAGAATTGCTTTGAGGTCGTGGTGATTCAGGGCGATGCGAGGAAGATAAAGGCGTTGGCGGAGAATATAATGAGTTTGAAAGGGGTAAAACACGTGAAGTTGACAACAACACATGGAGGAATATAA
- the psmB gene encoding archaeal proteasome endopeptidase complex subunit beta, whose protein sequence is MDIMDQVKKGTTTVGLICDDGVVLASEKRATMGSFIASKAAKKIYQVDDRLGVTTAGVVGDAQALIRMMSVEVKLYKIRRGEPMTVKGMATLLSNVMNGQRYYPYIVQLLLGGIDRNGAHVFSIDPFGGNTEEKELAATGSGSPIAYGVLEDRYSPGLSLEDGIALAIQALHSAIRRDSASGGEMEVVVITPETYETLSDEKVTEIKASFK, encoded by the coding sequence ATGGACATAATGGATCAGGTAAAGAAAGGAACGACGACTGTGGGTTTAATCTGCGACGATGGTGTCGTGCTGGCGAGCGAGAAGAGGGCGACAATGGGCTCCTTTATCGCTTCTAAAGCGGCGAAGAAGATCTATCAGGTGGATGACCGACTGGGTGTAACAACGGCCGGCGTGGTAGGCGATGCGCAGGCTTTGATCAGAATGATGTCTGTGGAAGTGAAACTGTACAAGATACGGAGAGGGGAGCCGATGACAGTAAAAGGAATGGCGACGCTGCTCTCCAACGTGATGAACGGTCAGCGGTACTACCCGTATATCGTGCAACTCCTGTTAGGCGGTATAGACCGAAATGGAGCGCATGTATTCTCGATAGACCCGTTTGGTGGCAATACGGAGGAGAAAGAATTAGCAGCCACCGGTTCCGGTTCGCCCATCGCTTATGGTGTGCTGGAAGATCGATACTCGCCGGGGCTGTCGCTAGAAGACGGGATTGCACTCGCGATACAGGCATTGCATTCCGCAATAAGGCGTGACAGCGCCTCCGGCGGCGAGATGGAAGTGGTGGTGATAACCCCGGAGACGTATGAGACGTTAAG